GCATGCCTATTTCCCAAGGAAGGCATAACAGCAGAATCCTGGTGTAAAGTAGGGCTCAGGAAATCTCCATACTACAGTCATCGTTTTAAGCTTTGATTTTCTCTCTTAAAGATTGAAAATGACAGTGAAGAAACCTTAAAGCCATCATCGGCTATGGGTACCTCTTCTTATACTTCAGCCAGGCAAAGCAAGGAAACTTCAACCTCAAGTTATAGTAATCACAGTCTGACTTCAACAACCCTGGCACAAGAAAAGGGCACTCCTTCAGGAAAGATGGAAGaatttcctcctcccccacctgaTGTTTTTCAAACACCAATGGATGTGACAGCATTTTCCCAGTCCCCTGAATTCCCCAGCCCTCCTAGAAAACTGCCAATGCCCAGAGATGTATATTCCAAGCAACGAAATTTGTATGAATTAAACCGTTTATATAGGCATATCCATCCTGAGTTAAGAAAAAACTTAGAAAAAGATTATATCAGTGAGGTTTCTGAAATTGTTTCTAGCCACATAAACTCAGGGAACTCGATATCAGCAGATGTACAACAAGCTCGGTATGTTTTCGAAAATACGAATGACAGTTCTCAGAAAGATTTGAgctcagaaagagaaaacctgGAGTGGGATGAAATTCTGAAAGGAGAGGTGCAGTCAATTCGATGGATTTTTGAGAATCAGCCATTAGATTCTATCAACCAAGGTTGTACAGATGAAGGGTACACTTCCAAAGGCATTGCTGACCAAGAACTCATTGCTGGGGGTGACGTGAAATATACGACTTGGATGTTTGAAACTCAGCCAATAGATGCATTGGGAGTTCCTTCTGCTGGCACTGAAGAAAACACTGAGAAAGTTCCTGAGCTAGCTAAAGGAGATGTTTGCACAGCAAGGTGGATGTTTGAAACAAGGCCTTTAGACTCAATGAACAAAATGCATGAACGGGAAGATGAAACAGCATCTACTTTTATAAAAGACATAACTGGGGGAGATGTCAAGACTGTGAGATACATGTTTGAAACTCAACAACTGGATCAACTTGGACAGCTTCACTCAGTGGATGAAATGAACTTATTACAACTCAGATCAGAGctcaaagaaattaaaggaaatgTTAAGAGAAGCATAAAATGTTTCGAAACTCAACCATTGTATGTCATTAGAGATGGCTCAGGCCAAATGCTAGAAATTAAAACTGTGCAGAGAGAAGACATTGAAAAGGGAGATGTAAGAACAGCACGCTGGATGTTTGAAACGCAGCCTTTGGACACAATAAAACAAGACATCACGGAAATTAAAGTTGTTCGAGGAATATCCATGGAGGAAAATGTCAAAGGCGAGGTGGGTAGAGCAAGGTGGTTATTTGAAACTCAACCACTGGAGAAAATCAAAGAAGAGTCAGGTGAGGCTGTCCTGAAAACAGAAGCAGTTGTAGGGATAGATGTGTCTAAAAAGTGTTGGATGTTTGAAACGCAGCCATTAGACACTCTAAAACAATCTCCTGATACAGAGAGTGTATCACCTGAAGAGAGGATAGGAGGTGACGTAAAAACCACCAAACATCTGTTTGAAACACTCCCAATAGAGGCCTTAAAAGACAGCCCAGATGTTGGAAAGCTTCAAAAAATCACCGcctctgaggaagaaaagggcGAGGTTAAGCACCAAAAATGGGTTTTTGAAACTCAACGTTTAGAAGAtattagagaagaaaagaaggaatataCCCGGACAGTGAAGCTAGAAGCAGTGGACAGAGGGCATGTGAAGAACTATACACATATCTTCGAATCCAATAATCTAATTAAGGTTGATGCATCACATCAAATTGAGGTGGAAGGAGTCACAAGAGGCACTGTGGAGTTGAATAAATCTCTCTTCGAGACAACCCCACTGTATGCCATTCAAGACCATCTTGGAAAATACCACCAAGTAAAGACAGTCCAGCAAGAAGAAATAGTAAGGGGTGACGTAAGAAGCTGTAGATGGCTTTTTGAAACAAGGCCCATTGACCAATTTGATGAAAGCCTTCATAAATTTCAGATAATTAGAGGAATATCTGCTCAAGAAATACAGGCAGGGAATGTGAAATCAGCTAGGTGGCTGTTTGAGACCCAACCTCTtgattcaattaaatattttagcaacgtggaagaaacagagagcaaaACTGAACAGAGTACTGATATTGTTAAGGGGGATGTCAAAACCTGTAAATGGCTATTTGAAACCCAGCCAATGGAGTCTCTTTATGAAAAAGCTTCCTTGATGACGAACTCAGAAGATATTCATAAAGGTGATGTTAGAACTTGTATGTGGCTATTTGAAACTCAGCCACTTGATGCCATAAAAAATGACTCTGAAGCCACAATAAAACTGCAAACTGTGAAACAGGAGGAGATACAAGGTGGGGATGTCCGGACAGCAtgtcttctttttgagacagaaaatCTGGACAACATACAGGGCGGTGAAGGGAAAGAAACTAAGCCCGTGGAGATGGATATAGAATCTGGGGATGTCTCTGGCATGAAGCATAAGTTTGAAAATCAGTCCTTAGACTCTATAAGTTGCAGTTCGGAGAATGTTTTGAATAAGATCAAATCCCTAAAAATCGAAGACATTCAGAAAGGCAATGTTTTAAATTGTAGGTGGCTATTTGAAAATCAACCTATTGATAtgataaaagaaaatcaagaaggtGACGGATTGGTTAAGACAGTGACAGACATACAAGGTGGAGATGTGAGAAAGGGATGCTTCATTTTTGAGACGTTTTCTTTAGATGAGATTAAAGATGAATCTGATGTCATCAGCACCAGACAAACAAATACCGAGGAAGTAATAAAAGGTGATGTAAAAAGCTACAAAATGCTTTTTGAAACACAACCACTCTATGCGATTCAAGACCAAGAAGGGTTTTATCATGAAGTGACAacagttaaaaaagaagaaacaattcaTGGAGATGTACGAGGAACAAGGTGGCTCTTTGAAACAAAACCGTTAGACTCAATTAACACATCAGAAGATGTATACATTATTAAATCTGTCACTCAGGAAGACATTCAGAAGGGGGATGTGAGTTCTGTCAGATACCGATTTGAAACACAACCACTGGATATGATTTCAGACAAATCACATAATATTATGCCCACTGTTGACCATATTCAAGGAGGCAATGTGCAGATGAATAAACAATTATTCGAGTCTGAAGGTGGTGACAAGAAGAATTATGTAAGAACGGTGAGCATCAATGAAATACAAAAGGGCAATGTTAAGACTTCTACTTGGCTCTTTGAAACTCACAGCATAGATGAGCTGGGAGAAGTGTCCACCTATGAAAATATCAAGACAGTCACCCAGGAGGACGTGCAGAAAGGTGACGTGAAGCAAGCAGTGTGGCTTTTTGAAAATCAGACATTGGATTCCATTAAGGAACTTGATGAAAGTGACACcaaaataatcaaagaagaaaTTCCTCCGTCAGATGTCAAGACAACAACATGGCTCTTTGAAACGACACCTATTCACGAATTTAATGAAActagaatagaaaaggaagaaattattggTAAAAGCATTAAAGAAACCTTGGAAGACCTCTACTCTCAAAGAGTGGTTGAAGCTCCCGGAATCATCATTGAAGCTGATGAAGTTGGGGATGTCAGAATGGCCAAATACAAGCTCATGAACCAAAGGACTCCTGAGATCCAGAAGGAAGAAGTTATCAGAGCTGACCTCGGGAACATAATGATGAACTTGCTTTCCCAAAGAGACTGCACAAAAAAGGAGATATTTATCagtgaagaggagaagggaaatatCAACCTTACTAAAACCCAGTTATTGAACAGATCAATGGAATTCCATGCTGAAAAGGAAGAGATAGTAAGAGGGGATGTAAAACAAGCAATCCAAAAGCTGTTCTCTGAGGAAAGGTGTGCAAAGAGAGGCATATTAATTCaagaagatgaaaagggagatgttAACATGACTATCTATTGTCTTCTTCACGAGAATGCTGGCGACAAGACTAAGCGTGAAGACATCCTGGGAGGTGACGTGAGGCGCACTATCCATAACCTGTTGTCTTCCGCATCAAATGATAAAATATCTGAAAGGACAAAAATCGATGCATCGGAGAGGGGAAATGTTCAGTTCTTCACAACATGCATAGAAACTGGAGCTTTGAATTACCTCAAGCAACTCCAAACAGGGTCAAATGAAACACTCACAGCTAGAAagcaagaaggggaggaagagataaTTGGTGGTGATGTTGAGGGAACAAAATTCTTACTAAAGAAAAGGCAGTCTTCCATTGAACGCACTGTTAGTGAAACTGATATCATCCCAGGAGATGTGCGTAATACGGTTAAAGTCTTCATGACGGAGCCCCAGAGTGCATCCTTTAAGGCAGCGAAAGAAGAGATCGTAAAAGGTGATTTGAAATCAACCCTGAGTTCTCTCAACCAGGCCATGAATCAGAAAGCAGTGGCTAAAACAGAAGATATTATGAAAGATGACAAGGCAGCTGTACTCCAGTCACTTAAGGAGTCAGGTGGCAGACAGAAAGAACATGAACAATCTGATAGCATCTCTAGTGATATTGGGCAAGCTATTGAGTGCCTTGAAAAGGCCACAAATACAAGGACGGAAATATTGAAAAAGGAGCTGATATTAGATGATCTTAAAACATCATTAAGGTCTTTGAAAGAAGAACAATATAGTTTCAAAGAGGTTGGTAAACATGGAATGGTCAAAGATGTACTAGGATTCTCAGAGAGACAAGAACTACGGATTCATCCAGCAGCTGtccagagggagaaaaaaagccTTCTTCAACCAGTGCCAGGACCATTTGAGCCAGCAATCAGGCAGCAAGCAAGACCAGGCACTCTTGATGAAGCTACACAGAAATCCTGCCATCGGTCTTTAATAGAAGAAAGAACTGAGGCTAATCTTCCCAAAGCCCCTAAGGGCACTGTAAAGATTGTCATTGATCGAGAACAAAACAACGATGCTCTTGAGAAAAGCCTTAGGAAAATGTCTAATTCAGAACATAGAGCTATGAAAAATGTTTTAGACATGGGTGACAGAAGGGGTGTCTGGACAGAGAGCAAAGAGTGTCTGTGTAGTGACGACCATATGAACGAACATGTAAGTGCAAGCATGTCAAGGAAGAAAAGTCTAAAAaccaaggaatcagagaatgtgAGAGAATCGAAGGATGATGTGAGCTCCACCCAGTCTGTGGATAAAATATTTAGGAAGCAACAGACTCAAAACTGTGAACTGGGGAAGGGTCACCGGAAGGCTCAGTTCCAGGATTCCTATGCAAAGAATCAGAAAGATACCCAAAACATTAGTGTGTCAGCAGAAATGCAAAGTTACAGACCAGATCCTACCCAACATCCAGTCAGCAATCCAGCTGGAGAAACGCTTGAGATGACAAGGGACTTTCAGAAGCAAGCCTTGATAAGTCAGGAAAAGCAGAATTCTAATAAAGGTATGAGGAAAAATGACACAGGCCTTCAACCTCTGCCTGTAGGGAAGGACGTACACAGTGCACCAGGAGTGACAGTCTCTGGGAAAAACCACAAAAGAACTCAGGCAACTGACAAGAAACAGAGAATTGATGTTTGTCTAGAAAGCCAGGACTTTCTAATGAAGACAAATACTTCCAAGGAGTTAAAAATGGCAATGGAGAGGTCCTTTAATCCAGTCAACCTTCACCCTGACTGTGGtgtaaaagaaaatgaggactcccttcctcctccatctccaccacctcctccaccttccaATGCATCATCTGAAATTgaatttcctctccctcctccaccaccttTAATGCTGTTGCCTGAAAAAAATGAGTTTCCTCCCTCATCACCCACAGAGAAGTCAAGGGCTGAACTTGAGAGCCTCCcaaccctgcctcttcctccaccaccaggAGATGAGAAATCTGATCAAGAATGTCTACCAACATccctacctcctccccctcctgcaaCTCCATCCCAACCGGCacatcttctttcctcctctgttctaGAACATCACAGTGAAGCATTTTTACAACAGTACTCCCAAAAAGAAACCTTGGATTCTCATCGGCTTCACTCACAGGCTAAAATCCTAACAGGAAAATCACCACCTCCTACACTCCCCAAACCCAAACTTCCCAAGAGAATCAAAGCTAAGATGAGCCAGGATTCACCAAGCAGTGAATTGGAAAgatctctgtcagatgtggaaATTAAAGCTACCCTCTCTAAGGATCAGAAAAGTTCGCTGGTGGCAGAAAGCCGTGAGCACACAGAGGTCAAGCAAGAAGTATTCAGAAAAAGCCTTGGAAGAAAACAGCTGTCCATTAGCTCTGCAAACTCCCTCTCTCAGACAGTTCcagaaatcccagcacccaaggaaAAACAGACAGCACCCCTTGTTAAATCCCACTCATTCCCATCAGGTTCAGAACAACAAAGTCCTAAGCCTTACATGAGAAAATTTAAGACACCCTTAATGATTGCGGAAGAAAAATACAGACAGCAAAGGGAAGAGCTTGAGAAACAGAGACGGGAGAGTTCTTGCCATAGcatcatcaaaacagaaacccaGCACCGCAGCttatcagagaaggagaaagaaacagagttaCAAAAAGCAGCTGAGGCAATGTCCACTCCCAGAAAGGATTCAGACTTCACTAGGGCACAGCCCAACCTGGAACCTAAAAGCAGGGCTGTGATCACCAGTGAATGCTCTGAAAGCCAGCTCTCTACAGCTTCCGCATTGACAGTCGCTACCGAGAGGCTCCAGCATGTTCTAGCCGCTTCAGACGATAAGCTTACCCTGCGACAGGAAGGCACACAGAACTCAAGTGACACCCTACAGTCGAAAACAGCTTGTGAGATTAACCAGAGTCACAAAGAATGTAAGACAGAGCAAACATTTGAGCAACACGTGGAGAAGTTGCCCTTTCCCCAAACCAAACCCATTTCCCCGAGTTTCAAAGTGAAAACTATCAGGCTTCCAGCTCTCGATCAAACGCTGACTGAAACAGATCTCAGTTCTGAACGCCGCGTAAAGCAATCCGAAATTGACGTTCAAACCAGTACTAAAGAAATGAATAAGGAAATTAAGAAAACCCAAGTGAGCACACAGTGTGATAATAAGCAATCTGtggctgaaaaatattttcaattaccTAAAACAGAGAAACGGGTGACCGTACAAATGCCCAAAGACTATGCAGAGAAAAGTCATCAAAGCAAGCTCCAAACAGTTCCCAAGAAGCATGGAGGATTGGGGGAGTTTGACAGAGGGAATGtcctggggagggaaggaaaaaatcaGGACCATTCCATGAGCAGTTCAAAAGAAAGCAGGGTAATagttgaaagaaagcaagaacatcTGCAGGACCAGAGCGTACCAAGGTTAGTCCAACAAAAGATTATCGGTGAGAGCCTGGACTCACGGGTTCAGAATTTTcagcagacacaaacacaaacttcTAGGATTGAGCATAAAGAACTGTCCCAGCCTTACAATGCTATGCAAGAGAAAAAATGTCTTAGAGACAaggacaaacaacaaaaacaggtctCCTCTAACACTGACGATTCAAAGCAAGAGATAACACAAAAACactcttcattttcctctgtgAGAGAATCCCAGCAGGATGGGGAAAAATGTGCCATAAATATACTGGAATTCTTGAGAAAACGTGAAGAACTACAGCAGATTTTGTCTAGAGTAAAACAGTTTGAAGCAGAGTCAAATAAAAGTGGCCTGAAAACATTTCAGACACTGTTAAATATTGCTCCGGTGTGGCTGATAagtgaggagaaaagagaatatgGAGTTCGTGTTGCCATGGAGAATAATTTAgaaaaagtcaaagaagaaataatacatattaaaaCTCAAGCGGAGGAGATGCTCGTTCACTGTGAACGTGTAATTCGAACAGCCATGATGGCTTCCCaaacaggaaagcagagagagaaacctACCAATCTTAATGAAATGCCACTGAAAGTGTCTAGTGTTAATCTCAGCTCTCATAAAGGCACTGaacagaaagaaagtaaaattgtagaagaaaaattagCACCCCGCCAAGTAGCAACCCATCCTGAGGCAGCAACTCATAAGCCTGCTAAAACATACCAGGAGGCTAAGGGGGACGATAGTAAGATGGCTCCTCCCTCTTTGAAAACTCGCCCACCGTCACCAACTTTCATCACCATAGAATCCACTGCCCGCCGAGCAGAAACATCCACTAAGAGTGAGCTTTCTCAGTCCCCTAAAAATAACAGTTGTGTTGAACCTCTACCCAGAAGACCCGTGGAGCATACATCTAGGCTTCCCAGAACAAGTACATCACCTTCCCCACCAAGGAGTCGTTCAGAACAACTTGTCAGACTCAAAGACACCACGGCCAGGTTAGCCAAAGGCACTGTCCCTTGTCCACCAGGAACCCCGGTTCCAGTTGTCGAGAAGAGATCTGAAGTtgtcatgtctccagccacacTCCGCAGGCAAATCAAGATAGAAAGCCGTGGCGGGGACTCCCCACCCACCATCACAATACCTGTGagtgtaaaccaccatgtggtcaGTGGTTCCCTCAGAGAATCAGTAGACGCTCAAGAGGCagtgaagaaaacagagaaaacagagccGTACGTtcataaagacaaaaagaattcTGCCAGTAGCGCAATGCCGGAGACTGAAAGCTACGACGCAGTCGAAATCATCCGCAAGGTGGAAGGGCCCCACCTATCAGAACACAGGGAGAGATTTGAAGCCACCAATCAAACTGTTCAAATGGCTGAACATTTTCTGAATGGCCACGAAAATGAAGTAAACAGATGGTTTAGGGAATTCGAGAATGGCCCAGTTTTCggagcaaagacagagagaagagcttATGCAAATGGCGAAATAAACCACAACATGAAACAAGAGAGTCATACGTTTTGCAAGGAGGAATTTGGATTAGAATCTTCTGAAACTGCTAATTTTACAGGCTTTTCTTACAGACATCCTAGAGAGCATCGAGCAAAAGCCCCTGCAACGCAGCCCAGGGTTCACTCTGAAGCCAGAGCTCTCAATGAGCATTTTTTGAGCGTGGATGCGTTCGACAGTCAGATTGTCGGGTCACAGGTAGCAACCTCATCATCACGGAGCTCAGAGGCCGGCAGATCTGGATTTGATTTTAAGCATGCCCCACCGACCTATGAAGATGTCATCGCTGGCCACATCCTAGATATTGCAGATTCGCCTACAAACCTCAGACGGAATTTTCAAAAGACATGGCAGGAGAGTGAAAGAGTTTTTAAGAGCATGGGATATGAAACCTCGGATGCACGTGCGACAGAAATGAGCAGGGCCTTCCAGGAGGAGTCTGCCTTTTTGAGTGGTAAATGAGATTGGAGAGTGCGAAAGGAGATTAAGAAAGCATGCGTGTCAAAGCCAGATGATTTGCAATTAAAACAGTGTGTGGAAATAACCAAGTAACAAGCTAGAACTAACGGCTGACCACGAGGGCTTCTGATTCTCTACTGGCCTTGCTTTCTTTACTTGCTTTTGTATAATAACATCTAATATAATCTTCAGTATGCATTTCTGAAACCTGTTCTTCAAACTCCAGTTAAATAAGAGTTTGAAAGAAACCATAAGACATAATAACAATAGTACTGCCTTCAGTAACTGTGGAACTGGTGATTTGCTACAGAAcaaagcaattattaaaaattccctaataaaattgacttcatTAAATAGTTTATGGAGGTATCAGATCAAAACCTTCATCCTGGTATTGCTATATTTCAACTGCATACTTAAATAGCTTCTACATTAAATTCAATACACGTAAGTGATGACCCCAGACAGAACTCACAGTATGCATACGTGCAGAATGGATTTTCATCAATCTGATAAAGATGTAGTGTAACAATAGACATTTTAGCTGTTATTACTGAGTTGGAGAGATTCTAGCCACAGAACCTAATATTTTCTAGAACTGATATTTTCACCTTTATGAACGTAAACTCTAAATGGCAACTCAGTTGGCCCCATTCGGATGAGGATAAGCCATACGTATTAAAACTTGATTATGTTTGTAAGATGAGGACTTTCACTCATTTGAACATAGTACATGACATTTTTAACATCAGAAGATAGCTCATTCCATTTTATTCTCCACACTTTTTACAATTAATGAGGCTTCCTGATCAAAAGGATTGGATGTACTAAATAGGCATCATTAATACAGTCCACTCTTAGATGGAAAGAAAtagcaaacttaaaaataaaaaccactgaAATTGATAATTATGCCTCTCATATTTACAACGCATGTGTCTAGTTTATCAAGTTAATATGGTTTCTTAATGCACTTGCTTCTGGCATAATTAAGCAAAGCTGTCTAATTAATTTCAAATGTTCAGTTTTTGTTAAGACAATCCAAAACCA
The DNA window shown above is from Rattus rattus isolate New Zealand chromosome 5, Rrattus_CSIRO_v1, whole genome shotgun sequence and carries:
- the LOC116900187 gene encoding xin actin-binding repeat-containing protein 2 isoform X1; this translates as MLHLFSETFNLTKPGDVSTAGTEDQSDLLEALSLKERMARYQAAVSRGDTRSFSANVMEESDLCTVPGGLAKMKRQFEKDEMTSTCNAFSEYQYRHESRSEQEAIHSRQEIRRNEEEVSKGHRTDVFKAEMMSHLEKHTEETNQASQFRQYVQETVIDTPEDEEIPKVSTRILKEQFEKSAQENFLYSDKETTAPAKCIKIENDSEETLKPSSAMGTSSYTSARQSKETSTSSYSNHSLTSTTLAQEKGTPSGKMEEFPPPPPDVFQTPMDVTAFSQSPEFPSPPRKLPMPRDVYSKQRNLYELNRLYRHIHPELRKNLEKDYISEVSEIVSSHINSGNSISADVQQARYVFENTNDSSQKDLSSERENLEWDEILKGEVQSIRWIFENQPLDSINQGCTDEGYTSKGIADQELIAGGDVKYTTWMFETQPIDALGVPSAGTEENTEKVPELAKGDVCTARWMFETRPLDSMNKMHEREDETASTFIKDITGGDVKTVRYMFETQQLDQLGQLHSVDEMNLLQLRSELKEIKGNVKRSIKCFETQPLYVIRDGSGQMLEIKTVQREDIEKGDVRTARWMFETQPLDTIKQDITEIKVVRGISMEENVKGEVGRARWLFETQPLEKIKEESGEAVLKTEAVVGIDVSKKCWMFETQPLDTLKQSPDTESVSPEERIGGDVKTTKHLFETLPIEALKDSPDVGKLQKITASEEEKGEVKHQKWVFETQRLEDIREEKKEYTRTVKLEAVDRGHVKNYTHIFESNNLIKVDASHQIEVEGVTRGTVELNKSLFETTPLYAIQDHLGKYHQVKTVQQEEIVRGDVRSCRWLFETRPIDQFDESLHKFQIIRGISAQEIQAGNVKSARWLFETQPLDSIKYFSNVEETESKTEQSTDIVKGDVKTCKWLFETQPMESLYEKASLMTNSEDIHKGDVRTCMWLFETQPLDAIKNDSEATIKLQTVKQEEIQGGDVRTACLLFETENLDNIQGGEGKETKPVEMDIESGDVSGMKHKFENQSLDSISCSSENVLNKIKSLKIEDIQKGNVLNCRWLFENQPIDMIKENQEGDGLVKTVTDIQGGDVRKGCFIFETFSLDEIKDESDVISTRQTNTEEVIKGDVKSYKMLFETQPLYAIQDQEGFYHEVTTVKKEETIHGDVRGTRWLFETKPLDSINTSEDVYIIKSVTQEDIQKGDVSSVRYRFETQPLDMISDKSHNIMPTVDHIQGGNVQMNKQLFESEGGDKKNYVRTVSINEIQKGNVKTSTWLFETHSIDELGEVSTYENIKTVTQEDVQKGDVKQAVWLFENQTLDSIKELDESDTKIIKEEIPPSDVKTTTWLFETTPIHEFNETRIEKEEIIGKSIKETLEDLYSQRVVEAPGIIIEADEVGDVRMAKYKLMNQRTPEIQKEEVIRADLGNIMMNLLSQRDCTKKEIFISEEEKGNINLTKTQLLNRSMEFHAEKEEIVRGDVKQAIQKLFSEERCAKRGILIQEDEKGDVNMTIYCLLHENAGDKTKREDILGGDVRRTIHNLLSSASNDKISERTKIDASERGNVQFFTTCIETGALNYLKQLQTGSNETLTARKQEGEEEIIGGDVEGTKFLLKKRQSSIERTVSETDIIPGDVRNTVKVFMTEPQSASFKAAKEEIVKGDLKSTLSSLNQAMNQKAVAKTEDIMKDDKAAVLQSLKESGGRQKEHEQSDSISSDIGQAIECLEKATNTRTEILKKELILDDLKTSLRSLKEEQYSFKEVGKHGMVKDVLGFSERQELRIHPAAVQREKKSLLQPVPGPFEPAIRQQARPGTLDEATQKSCHRSLIEERTEANLPKAPKGTVKIVIDREQNNDALEKSLRKMSNSEHRAMKNVLDMGDRRGVWTESKECLCSDDHMNEHVSASMSRKKSLKTKESENVRESKDDVSSTQSVDKIFRKQQTQNCELGKGHRKAQFQDSYAKNQKDTQNISVSAEMQSYRPDPTQHPVSNPAGETLEMTRDFQKQALISQEKQNSNKGMRKNDTGLQPLPVGKDVHSAPGVTVSGKNHKRTQATDKKQRIDVCLESQDFLMKTNTSKELKMAMERSFNPVNLHPDCGVKENEDSLPPPSPPPPPPSNASSEIEFPLPPPPPLMLLPEKNEFPPSSPTEKSRAELESLPTLPLPPPPGDEKSDQECLPTSLPPPPPATPSQPAHLLSSSVLEHHSEAFLQQYSQKETLDSHRLHSQAKILTGKSPPPTLPKPKLPKRIKAKMSQDSPSSELERSLSDVEIKATLSKDQKSSLVAESREHTEVKQEVFRKSLGRKQLSISSANSLSQTVPEIPAPKEKQTAPLVKSHSFPSGSEQQSPKPYMRKFKTPLMIAEEKYRQQREELEKQRRESSCHSIIKTETQHRSLSEKEKETELQKAAEAMSTPRKDSDFTRAQPNLEPKSRAVITSECSESQLSTASALTVATERLQHVLAASDDKLTLRQEGTQNSSDTLQSKTACEINQSHKECKTEQTFEQHVEKLPFPQTKPISPSFKVKTIRLPALDQTLTETDLSSERRVKQSEIDVQTSTKEMNKEIKKTQVSTQCDNKQSVAEKYFQLPKTEKRVTVQMPKDYAEKSHQSKLQTVPKKHGGLGEFDRGNVLGREGKNQDHSMSSSKESRVIVERKQEHLQDQSVPRLVQQKIIGESLDSRVQNFQQTQTQTSRIEHKELSQPYNAMQEKKCLRDKDKQQKQVSSNTDDSKQEITQKHSSFSSVRESQQDGEKCAINILEFLRKREELQQILSRVKQFEAESNKSGLKTFQTLLNIAPVWLISEEKREYGVRVAMENNLEKVKEEIIHIKTQAEEMLVHCERVIRTAMMASQTGKQREKPTNLNEMPLKVSSVNLSSHKGTEQKESKIVEEKLAPRQVATHPEAATHKPAKTYQEAKGDDSKMAPPSLKTRPPSPTFITIESTARRAETSTKSELSQSPKNNSCVEPLPRRPVEHTSRLPRTSTSPSPPRSRSEQLVRLKDTTARLAKGTVPCPPGTPVPVVEKRSEVVMSPATLRRQIKIESRGGDSPPTITIPVSVNHHVVSGSLRESVDAQEAVKKTEKTEPYVHKDKKNSASSAMPETESYDAVEIIRKVEGPHLSEHRERFEATNQTVQMAEHFLNGHENEVNRWFREFENGPVFGAKTERRAYANGEINHNMKQESHTFCKEEFGLESSETANFTGFSYRHPREHRAKAPATQPRVHSEARALNEHFLSVDAFDSQIVGSQVATSSSRSSEAGRSGFDFKHAPPTYEDVIAGHILDIADSPTNLRRNFQKTWQESERVFKSMGYETSDARATEMSRAFQEESAFLSETVGPRQGNLHNLSKDGLSNGVPRSRPAEFS